A window from Sphingobacteriia bacterium encodes these proteins:
- a CDS encoding winged helix-turn-helix domain-containing protein yields MVTILRTGFHPLMLIVDDKSNSLTSLESNIKLHGFNAHYESNAQNAMKFINTSLPNIVVISEKINEISAMELCYYVRSIDNSHNMIVMIIKYPGSMEKEISREQNGPDAYIVLDKDENDLIAKIKYNYALNRSLESNKALKYGDIEMNLSSYTVTRQGKYIKLGPTEFKILQCFLEYPKNILSREFLMSYVWGKVDSIEPRTIDVHINRLRNALKLFKDELPIIETIRSLGYCLRRNFNE; encoded by the coding sequence ATGGTTACAATTTTAAGAACTGGGTTCCATCCCCTTATGTTAATCGTTGATGACAAGAGTAATTCCTTAACAAGCTTAGAATCAAATATAAAACTCCACGGATTTAATGCTCATTATGAAAGTAATGCGCAAAATGCAATGAAATTTATTAATACAAGTCTTCCAAATATTGTAGTTATTTCTGAAAAAATTAATGAAATTTCTGCAATGGAACTTTGCTATTACGTTAGAAGTATTGATAATTCACATAACATGATTGTTATGATCATTAAATATCCTGGTTCTATGGAAAAAGAAATTTCTCGTGAACAAAATGGCCCAGATGCTTATATTGTATTAGATAAAGATGAAAATGATTTAATTGCAAAAATTAAGTATAATTATGCTTTAAATCGTTCTTTAGAATCAAATAAAGCTTTAAAATATGGTGATATTGAAATGAACCTTAGTTCATACACTGTTACAAGACAAGGAAAATATATTAAGCTTGGTCCAACAGAATTTAAAATTCTCCAATGTTTCCTTGAATATCCAAAAAATATTTTATCACGTGAATTTTTAATGTCATATGTTTGGGGTAAAGTTGATTCAATAGAACCAAGAACTATTGACGTTCACATTAATAGATTAAGAAATGCTCTTAAATTATTTAAAGATGAGCTTCCAATTATTGAAACTATTAGGTCGTTAGGCTACTGTTTACGCAGAAATTTTAACGAATAA